The Xenopus tropicalis strain Nigerian chromosome 7, UCB_Xtro_10.0, whole genome shotgun sequence genome includes a region encoding these proteins:
- the cnfn.2 gene encoding cornifelin, gene 2 (The RefSeq protein has 1 substitution compared to this genomic sequence) has translation MSAPQVTVSYPVTYEPTGLQNFTVSAPSKWSSDTCDCCNDAGICLCGAFVPCILACRVAKDYGECCCLPCLFGTSIAMRTGIRERYHIEGTICNDWACVMCCGPCTLCQMARELKAKK, from the exons ATGTCTGCACCACAA GTCACAGTATCTTATCCAATCACCTATGAGCCCACGGGTTTGCAGAATTTTACTGTCAGTGCCCCCAGCAAATGGAGTTCTGATACCTGTGACTGCTGCAACGACGCAGGCATCT GTCTATGTGGAGCATTTGTACCCTGCATTTTGGCTTGTAGAGTGGCAAAGGATTACGGAGAGTGCTGCTGCCTGCCATGTCTGTTTGGCACTTCTATTGCTATGAGGACAGGAATAAGGGAGCGCTACCACATTGAG ggcactatctgtaacGATTGGGCGTGCGTCATGTGCTGTGGCCCTTGCACTCTCTGCCAAATGGCTCGAGAACTAAAGGCCAAGAAATAA